From a region of the Pseudanabaena sp. PCC 7367 genome:
- a CDS encoding formylglycine-generating enzyme family protein, translating to MFKNHKTNLKRRDLIFGALLGCGLTSILAIKRNKISATNTLAARLELKSFNFETVKVNEFGEIIDTKTRQAKEFIEDLDKSIQMEMVAIAGGSFTMGTSENEEGIWSGDSSEPQHEVHIKPFYMSRYLITQEQWLTVMGKFTVDPKYKNGRLPIAWVDWIDAQDFCQALSKITGKKYRLPSEAEWEYVCRAGTTTPFHYGETITTNLANYNGNYDAYGQGPKGENRGKATEVGQFPANPWGLHDMHGNLLEWCEDVWFNSYYGAPSDGSARSLIGWKLGRNPYKVVRGGSWITGPHSARSAYRSEYRFYRRLSRIGFRVACSLS from the coding sequence ATGTTCAAGAATCACAAGACAAATCTAAAACGTCGAGATTTAATTTTTGGAGCACTTTTAGGTTGTGGACTAACATCAATATTAGCCATTAAAAGAAACAAAATATCTGCAACTAATACGTTAGCGGCAAGATTGGAGCTTAAAAGTTTCAATTTTGAAACTGTAAAGGTAAATGAGTTTGGTGAAATCATAGATACTAAGACAAGACAGGCTAAAGAATTTATCGAGGATTTAGATAAAAGTATTCAGATGGAAATGGTGGCTATAGCAGGAGGTAGCTTCACTATGGGAACATCTGAGAATGAGGAGGGCATCTGGTCAGGAGACTCATCTGAACCGCAACATGAGGTTCACATCAAACCTTTCTATATGAGTAGGTATTTGATTACCCAGGAACAGTGGCTTACAGTAATGGGTAAATTCACTGTAGATCCAAAATATAAAAATGGAAGGCTTCCAATTGCTTGGGTGGACTGGATTGATGCACAAGATTTTTGCCAAGCACTAAGCAAAATAACTGGTAAAAAGTATCGATTACCTAGTGAGGCAGAATGGGAGTATGTCTGTAGGGCAGGAACCACTACTCCATTTCATTATGGCGAAACTATCACCACCAATCTAGCAAATTATAATGGAAATTATGATGCATATGGGCAAGGCCCAAAGGGAGAGAATAGAGGAAAAGCAACTGAAGTAGGCCAATTCCCTGCTAATCCATGGGGATTGCATGATATGCATGGCAATCTTTTAGAATGGTGTGAAGATGTATGGTTCAATAGCTATTATGGAGCACCTAGCGATGGAAGTGCACGCTCTCTTATTGGCTGGAAACTAGGGAGAAATCCATATAAAGTAGTAAGAGGAGGTTCATGGATAACCGGGCCTCATAGTGCACGTTCAGCATATCGTAGTGAATATCGCTTTTATCGCAGATTGAGTCGTATTGGATTTCGTGTGGCTTGTTCTCTTTCTTGA
- a CDS encoding site-specific integrase: MAIPKGQNPHHPKRGASTKVEPIRSKKAIDHIKKILKPRDRCLFILGINTAYRANELLSLRMRHVRWVEVGDVLDIKQSKTDQYRMASLNRSAVAALHEYVESAECQRRDDDEYLFQSQRSHVLRVPSVVNMVKRWCQDVGLKGNYGSHTLRKTWGYWQYKSGNAETLPRLMVAFGHASQKQTLDYLCIQAEDVKALFAMEL, translated from the coding sequence ATGGCGATCCCAAAAGGGCAAAATCCGCACCACCCGAAACGGGGTGCATCGACAAAAGTGGAACCGATTCGCAGCAAAAAGGCGATCGATCATATTAAGAAGATTTTGAAGCCACGCGATCGGTGTCTGTTCATTCTGGGTATTAACACGGCGTACCGGGCCAATGAATTGTTATCGCTGCGGATGAGGCATGTGCGTTGGGTCGAGGTGGGGGATGTGTTGGATATTAAGCAATCGAAAACCGATCAGTATCGAATGGCGTCCCTGAATCGATCTGCCGTTGCGGCGTTGCATGAATACGTTGAATCGGCGGAATGTCAGCGGCGAGACGATGACGAGTACCTATTTCAATCGCAGCGCAGCCATGTGTTACGGGTGCCGTCGGTGGTGAATATGGTCAAGCGATGGTGCCAGGATGTGGGTCTGAAAGGTAACTATGGCAGTCATACGCTGCGCAAGACCTGGGGGTATTGGCAATATAAAAGCGGTAATGCCGAAACGTTGCCGCGATTGATGGTGGCGTTTGGTCATGCCTCACAAAAGCAAACGCTGGACTATCTGTGCATCCAAGCCGAGGATGTGAAGGCGTTGTTTGCAATGGAGTTGTAG
- the istA gene encoding IS21 family transposase: MSGQYIKQYQVQVYKKAREVGCNQNESAEIAGISVRSGSRIEQGKHQPKSKGERDWRTRRDPLSGVWEEELEPMLRREPRLEAMTLYEYLAEHYPGQYEQQLRTLQRRVQVWKSIHGKPQEVMFEIRHQPGEMGLSDFTELKQVEVTIKGKQYEHLLYHYRLAYSGWQYVQVIEGGESFIGLSEGLQNALHACGGVPKQHRTDNLSAAYRNMAGKRHKPLTQFYAELCEHYGMSPSRNNPGVAHENGSIESPHGHFKRRLRQALYLRGSFEFESVSAYQEFIEQVVAKLNCKCSAKFAEEKVTLQPLPRYRCADYEELTVRVTCHSTISVRCILYTVPSRLIGRQLNIHIYHNRLVGYLGQQQVVELPRLRVHGSAKIRRARCINYRHVIDSLRRKPRAFIYCTWQQDLLPNQQWRQLWQRLQADFEIDNAARIMVEALYIAAKHDRETTVADYLETQLQQGTLSLKALQQQFLLPQQQLSVPQLNVQQHSLSAYDQLLETKPEQYSEPDTQTATTLAHAPTLADYRAEGHPTALGLRPVLARSVRIGTGLSPTESDQTSSR, encoded by the coding sequence GTGTCAGGTCAATATATAAAACAATATCAAGTGCAAGTGTACAAGAAAGCACGAGAGGTCGGCTGCAATCAAAATGAGTCAGCCGAGATTGCCGGCATATCAGTCCGTAGCGGCAGCCGTATTGAGCAAGGCAAACACCAGCCCAAGAGTAAAGGTGAGCGAGATTGGCGCACCCGCCGAGATCCGCTATCAGGAGTGTGGGAGGAAGAGCTAGAGCCAATGCTTCGACGTGAGCCTCGTCTAGAGGCGATGACATTGTATGAATATCTAGCCGAGCATTATCCAGGCCAATATGAGCAACAATTGCGTACCTTACAAAGGCGAGTGCAGGTATGGAAAAGTATCCATGGCAAACCGCAGGAGGTAATGTTTGAGATCCGCCATCAGCCCGGCGAAATGGGTCTATCAGATTTTACCGAGCTCAAACAGGTGGAAGTTACCATCAAAGGGAAACAATATGAGCACCTGCTGTACCACTACCGTCTGGCCTACAGTGGCTGGCAATATGTGCAGGTAATCGAGGGTGGCGAGAGCTTTATCGGCTTGTCTGAAGGATTACAGAATGCGCTGCATGCCTGTGGTGGTGTACCAAAGCAGCATCGCACCGATAATTTGAGTGCTGCCTATCGGAATATGGCGGGCAAACGGCATAAACCACTAACCCAATTCTATGCCGAGCTATGTGAACACTATGGCATGAGTCCAAGTCGCAATAACCCAGGCGTGGCTCATGAAAATGGCTCCATCGAATCTCCCCATGGACATTTCAAGCGCCGGTTGCGCCAAGCTCTGTATTTGCGTGGCAGCTTTGAGTTTGAGTCAGTGAGTGCATATCAAGAATTTATCGAGCAGGTGGTTGCCAAGCTCAATTGTAAATGCAGCGCCAAGTTTGCCGAGGAAAAAGTAACCCTACAACCACTACCGAGATATCGCTGTGCCGATTACGAAGAATTGACGGTGCGGGTGACCTGCCACAGCACCATTTCGGTGCGCTGCATTCTTTACACGGTGCCATCAAGACTGATTGGCAGGCAGCTGAATATTCATATCTATCACAACCGCCTGGTCGGTTATTTGGGGCAGCAACAAGTGGTGGAACTACCCCGTTTGCGAGTACATGGGTCAGCCAAAATCCGCCGTGCTCGCTGTATTAACTACCGCCATGTAATTGATAGCCTCAGGCGTAAACCCCGTGCCTTTATTTACTGCACCTGGCAGCAAGACCTATTGCCTAATCAACAATGGCGGCAGCTGTGGCAGAGGTTACAGGCTGATTTTGAAATCGATAATGCAGCGCGCATCATGGTTGAAGCCCTCTATATTGCTGCCAAGCACGATAGAGAAACTACAGTGGCCGACTATCTTGAAACCCAACTGCAGCAGGGCACTCTCAGCCTGAAGGCTCTACAGCAACAGTTCCTACTACCCCAGCAGCAATTGAGCGTACCTCAACTAAACGTACAACAACATTCGCTTTCAGCCTATGACCAACTCCTCGAAACCAAACCCGAACAATACTCTGAGCCTGATACTCAAACAGCTACGACTCTCGCACATGCTCCAACATTGGCAGACTATCGAGCAGAAGGCCACCCAACAGCATTGGGCTTACGACCGGTTCTTGCTCGCTCTGTGCGAATTGGAACTGGATTATCGCCAACAGAATCGGATCAAACGAGCTCTCGCTGA
- the istB gene encoding IS21-like element helper ATPase IstB, translating to MEQKATQQHWAYDRFLLALCELELDYRQQNRIKRALAEAKLPTGKSFTSFDFEHCPSFKSAPLIQLAQDTAWLDRAENCLLFGPSGVGKTHLAAALGRSMIEMGKRVKFFSAYALLQHLQQAKLQLQLASILAKLDRFDLLIIDDLGYVKKSEAETSVLFELIAHRYERKSLIITANQPFSQWDHIFADDMMTVAAVDRLIHHALIVEIHADSFRKRNAVERSQK from the coding sequence ATCGAGCAGAAGGCCACCCAACAGCATTGGGCTTACGACCGGTTCTTGCTCGCTCTGTGCGAATTGGAACTGGATTATCGCCAACAGAATCGGATCAAACGAGCTCTCGCTGAGGCTAAATTACCTACTGGTAAAAGCTTTACCTCTTTCGATTTTGAACATTGCCCTAGTTTCAAATCAGCGCCACTGATCCAACTGGCACAAGATACGGCCTGGTTGGATAGGGCCGAAAACTGCTTGCTATTTGGACCTTCCGGGGTCGGTAAAACTCATCTTGCTGCTGCGCTCGGGCGCTCGATGATTGAAATGGGCAAACGGGTTAAGTTCTTCTCGGCCTATGCTTTGCTACAACATCTACAGCAAGCCAAACTACAACTTCAGCTTGCCTCTATCCTTGCCAAACTTGACCGCTTTGATTTACTCATTATTGATGATCTTGGCTATGTCAAAAAATCTGAGGCTGAAACTTCCGTCCTGTTTGAGCTGATTGCTCATCGTTATGAACGCAAAAGCCTCATCATTACTGCTAATCAGCCTTTCTCGCAATGGGATCACATCTTTGCCGATGACATGATGACTGTTGCTGCCGTTGACCGCCTCATTCATCATGCTCTCATTGTTGAAATTCATGCTGATAGTTTCCGTAAACGCAACGCTGTTGAGCGCTCGCAAAAATAA